The following proteins are co-located in the Leptospira hartskeerlii genome:
- a CDS encoding nucleotide pyrophosphohydrolase, giving the protein MNFDEAQKTVDEWIKTIGVKYFSELTNLAILMEEVGEFSRLVARKYGDQSFKKGEDPEGLSKELGDILFVLTCLANQMGISMEEAFKGTLEKNTTRDKDRHKNNPKLKDL; this is encoded by the coding sequence ATGAACTTCGACGAAGCCCAAAAGACGGTAGATGAGTGGATCAAAACCATCGGGGTTAAATATTTTTCAGAACTTACAAACCTAGCTATCTTAATGGAAGAAGTGGGAGAATTTTCTCGCTTAGTCGCAAGAAAATACGGAGACCAATCTTTCAAGAAGGGAGAAGATCCGGAAGGTTTATCCAAGGAACTAGGAGATATACTTTTTGTCCTTACTTGTTTAGCAAACCAAATGGGAATTTCAATGGAAGAAGCTTTTAAGGGGACCTTGGAAAAGAACACGACTCGTGACAAAGATCGTCATAAGAATAATCCTAAGTTAAAGGATCTTTAA
- a CDS encoding ExbD/TolR family protein gives MRKSILKEEDPGIDLTSFIDVVFILLVFVMLAVSFRKEIRSIPLELPKVGQGEDPKGERVEFALLPDGSYRIGEEKVPKKVLEEKLRQGLVKEKEVRFFADKTANYEEIVKVLDLLSRSGASSLELAVQGQK, from the coding sequence ATGAGAAAGTCGATCTTAAAAGAAGAAGATCCAGGAATAGACCTGACTAGTTTTATAGACGTAGTGTTTATACTTCTAGTTTTTGTAATGTTGGCAGTAAGTTTCCGAAAAGAGATTAGATCTATTCCATTAGAACTTCCTAAAGTAGGACAGGGGGAAGACCCAAAGGGTGAAAGGGTAGAATTTGCACTTTTACCGGACGGCTCCTATAGGATCGGAGAAGAAAAAGTCCCAAAAAAAGTCTTGGAAGAAAAGCTAAGACAAGGACTTGTAAAAGAAAAAGAAGTCCGGTTTTTCGCGGACAAAACTGCAAACTATGAGGAGATCGTAAAAGTATTGGATTTGCTCAGTAGGTCTGGTGCTTCTTCCCTGGAACTTGCTGTCCAAGGCCAAAAATAA
- a CDS encoding MotA/TolQ/ExbB proton channel family protein, with protein sequence MKDLGFLQGLDWVSSLIILLSVWNLGTFIHVWSILPKRKESLKQNFLTENNPSIWEEKLSEVLFPIETKLSWMKHLAGISTMLGLLGTVLGISEAFSSLQAAGTVSLDAFAGGIKLALVTTILGLFVAIPSLFGFQFLKHRLLDLEREALSWLKIPPR encoded by the coding sequence ATGAAAGACCTAGGCTTTCTACAAGGATTGGATTGGGTTTCAAGCCTGATCATCCTTCTTTCCGTTTGGAATCTTGGAACCTTTATCCATGTATGGAGCATTCTTCCCAAAAGAAAAGAATCCTTAAAACAAAACTTCTTAACTGAGAACAATCCATCCATCTGGGAAGAAAAACTTTCAGAAGTATTATTTCCCATTGAAACCAAACTTTCCTGGATGAAACATTTGGCAGGAATTTCAACAATGCTTGGATTATTAGGGACAGTGCTCGGGATTTCTGAGGCATTCTCCTCTTTACAAGCTGCAGGAACAGTGAGTTTAGATGCATTTGCAGGTGGGATCAAACTCGCACTTGTGACCACAATTCTTGGATTGTTCGTGGCGATCCCTTCCTTGTTCGGATTCCAATTTTTAAAACATAGATTACTAGACTTGGAAAGAGAAGCTCTATCCTGGTTAAAGATCCCTCCTAGATAA
- a CDS encoding ubiquinone/menaquinone biosynthesis methyltransferase translates to MASFQMPSSDTKADFVRVNFNKIASKYDRFNDCSSFFLHRSWKNKLVEEIETETKGPLRVLDLCCGTGDISVRLEKSQRVESLLSLDFSENMLEVAKTRLEKPISQGRVKIEWGDATNLSQVKSESLDAVSIGFGLRNVNNLDKALSEIYRILKPGGVFANLDVGKVKNPFIKAFADFYFFRIVPLFGYVLWGGKNEMFDYLPVSSLYYPDQEGLKSKLEQTGFEKVRYTNFVFGNSVLHIGKKPNKS, encoded by the coding sequence ATGGCTTCTTTTCAAATGCCTTCTTCAGATACGAAGGCGGATTTCGTTCGAGTAAATTTCAATAAGATCGCTTCCAAGTATGATCGTTTCAACGATTGTAGTAGCTTCTTCTTACATCGATCTTGGAAGAATAAACTGGTAGAAGAGATCGAGACTGAAACCAAAGGGCCTCTCCGAGTATTAGATCTATGTTGCGGAACCGGAGACATCTCAGTTCGTTTAGAAAAGTCCCAAAGAGTGGAATCTTTACTAAGCCTGGACTTCTCGGAAAACATGTTAGAAGTCGCAAAAACAAGACTCGAAAAGCCGATCAGCCAAGGCAGAGTGAAAATAGAATGGGGAGATGCCACCAATCTTTCTCAGGTCAAAAGTGAAAGTCTGGACGCAGTCAGCATTGGTTTCGGCCTAAGGAATGTGAACAACCTGGACAAGGCTCTGTCAGAAATTTATAGAATACTCAAGCCGGGTGGAGTATTTGCAAACCTGGACGTAGGAAAGGTCAAAAATCCCTTTATAAAAGCATTTGCAGATTTTTATTTTTTCAGGATCGTTCCTCTTTTCGGTTACGTGCTCTGGGGAGGCAAAAATGAAATGTTCGATTATTTGCCGGTCTCTTCTCTCTATTATCCAGACCAAGAAGGTTTAAAATCCAAATTGGAACAAACTGGTTTTGAGAAGGTCAGATATACCAATTTCGTATTCGGGAATAGTGTCCTCCATATAGGAAAAAAACCTAATAAATCGTAG
- a CDS encoding LruC domain-containing protein, producing the protein MKKFLALAMIAGFIYNCGDKKNGLLLPFFFLGSQHTATGGLPGNSGSPGVVFVPGDGSGNPVTPPADNTNNSGGSTSTPSDSNSNSGSGNSNSGSSGNSGSSNDSNSGSSSSPSDTASNSGNSSDESSNSNSSSNSGSENNTASNGSSNNENSGSSSDNTNTGSDSNSGSSSNNSGSGSNDSSGTPTVAVVVVEDPKGDSTFNYNTTINIPLNLTVLDKKSNVVAGATVLVYDENNNILFQGVSDSSGKVTGTLTVPTSVGNVTIDISIGGESITQYISLESVLGINRTIRYEINLPASQVADTDGDGIPDDTDIYPNDATRSTEVAYPAEGVFTVAYEDSYPSAGDADLNDYVIQFKNEEDLNSSGKIVRLRGTYQHVAKGAGYRHQLFIKLPVDVGASITYKLTQADGKVEVATNTVSVSAANLKSGYQIFDDSNKTIRGQNVHPGDVFKAGFIATVEIVFNAPVERAKLGSFPYDLYAYVINTKQEIHFPGSYKNNNGTDKYLDSTGFPWAILVPGAWKYPYERYDIRKDSESGYSEFNLWVSSGGKEYKTWYYDVTNESKVFPVPSDSTLLGYLFLSVKKFAIFYALGLVIAGGIAVYFLRKKQSLVV; encoded by the coding sequence ATGAAAAAGTTCCTAGCCTTGGCGATGATTGCCGGGTTCATTTATAACTGTGGCGATAAGAAGAATGGCCTATTACTTCCGTTTTTTTTCTTAGGTAGCCAACACACCGCAACCGGAGGACTTCCGGGAAACAGTGGTAGCCCTGGAGTAGTATTTGTTCCAGGAGATGGTTCCGGAAATCCTGTGACCCCACCTGCGGATAACACGAACAATAGCGGAGGCTCCACCTCTACTCCATCAGATTCTAATTCTAATTCAGGAAGCGGAAATTCGAACAGCGGTTCTTCCGGAAATTCAGGAAGTTCTAATGATTCCAACTCCGGATCAAGTTCTTCTCCTTCTGATACAGCAAGTAATTCGGGTAATTCTTCCGACGAAAGCAGCAACTCCAACTCTTCTTCGAATTCTGGTTCAGAAAATAACACAGCTTCCAATGGGTCATCTAATAACGAGAACTCAGGATCTTCTTCCGATAACACAAACACCGGTTCAGATTCTAATTCAGGGAGTAGTTCCAATAATAGTGGATCAGGATCTAACGATTCTTCTGGAACTCCTACAGTTGCTGTAGTAGTCGTAGAAGATCCAAAAGGAGATTCTACTTTTAACTATAATACCACGATCAATATTCCGTTGAACCTTACCGTATTGGATAAAAAATCGAATGTGGTAGCTGGAGCCACTGTTCTAGTATATGATGAGAATAATAATATACTATTCCAAGGTGTTTCCGATTCTTCCGGAAAAGTTACCGGAACATTAACTGTTCCAACTTCCGTGGGAAATGTCACAATCGATATTTCGATCGGAGGAGAATCCATTACTCAATATATCAGTTTGGAATCCGTTCTTGGGATCAACAGAACGATCCGATATGAGATCAATCTTCCTGCATCTCAAGTAGCAGACACAGACGGAGACGGAATACCAGACGATACGGATATTTATCCGAATGATGCTACCCGTTCCACAGAAGTTGCTTACCCTGCAGAGGGAGTATTCACTGTTGCTTATGAGGATTCCTATCCTTCCGCAGGCGACGCGGACTTAAACGACTATGTGATCCAATTCAAAAATGAAGAAGATCTAAATTCTTCCGGAAAGATCGTAAGATTAAGAGGAACTTACCAACACGTTGCAAAAGGTGCAGGTTATAGACACCAACTCTTTATCAAGTTACCTGTTGATGTAGGAGCTTCTATCACTTATAAACTGACCCAAGCGGATGGAAAAGTAGAAGTTGCAACAAACACTGTAAGTGTTAGCGCCGCGAACTTAAAATCAGGTTATCAGATCTTTGATGATTCCAACAAGACCATTAGAGGCCAGAACGTTCACCCAGGTGATGTGTTCAAAGCCGGATTTATCGCGACTGTTGAGATCGTATTCAATGCTCCTGTAGAAAGAGCTAAATTAGGATCCTTCCCTTACGACCTGTATGCGTATGTGATCAATACAAAACAAGAGATCCATTTTCCAGGATCGTATAAGAACAATAACGGAACTGACAAATATCTGGATAGCACAGGATTTCCTTGGGCGATCTTAGTTCCAGGTGCATGGAAATATCCGTATGAGAGATACGATATCAGAAAGGACTCCGAATCAGGGTATTCAGAGTTCAATCTTTGGGTGTCTTCCGGTGGAAAAGAATACAAGACTTGGTACTATGATGTAACGAACGAATCCAAAGTATTCCCTGTCCCAAGTGATAGTACCCTACTCGGCTATCTGTTTCTTTCTGTGAAAAAATTTGCGATCTTCTATGCATTGGGATTAGTCATCGCAGGCGGAATTGCCGTTTATTTCCTAAGGAAAAAACAAAGTTTAGTCGTATAG
- a CDS encoding PrsW family glutamic-type intramembrane protease encodes MENWIFIGKPISAILAAWFYWDFYRRTYYSGQGSTFTTFAFFYGMIATGIALAWEVGVFDLFENYSAFSKAMLVGAIPEETSKAILIFLFLKQVKNSSNLADGLYFGLTLGASFGCIENVFYSFKLDFWQGLLRAGTSLPLHTFSGGILGFFILKFLQTRKGNLSGLDLISTFSFLVTLHGFYNLLLIRGGLETVYIPLILGLSFLTLELLVVQAEVTLPFELLQAENLYVDDYSMIRKFSRYDSWLRAAQSKENIKEIPLLRDLSTIRSFISVILFGVPIFCLNFYLFVPEWIPYYLANISSLEFITLFMEYPAWLGFLFLLRGMINPSFFRERILKIPLFLSVNLGPQGDEEPSLAYSLSRKGFYSPVIREPELNKETTVSFYIAGRNFEKIPVVPVWKNFRPEDPNHESGALYRFPKIPWRLLAWRWFIRIKQQYRNTLDAFSGTKT; translated from the coding sequence ATGGAAAACTGGATCTTTATAGGCAAACCAATCTCTGCAATCCTTGCCGCATGGTTTTATTGGGACTTTTACCGTAGGACCTACTACTCCGGACAGGGGAGCACATTCACAACATTTGCATTTTTTTATGGGATGATCGCAACTGGGATCGCTCTTGCTTGGGAAGTCGGAGTATTCGATCTATTCGAAAATTATTCCGCATTCTCTAAAGCAATGCTCGTAGGGGCCATTCCGGAAGAGACTTCCAAAGCAATCCTTATATTTCTATTTTTAAAACAGGTAAAAAATTCCTCCAACCTTGCGGATGGATTATATTTCGGTCTGACCTTAGGAGCATCCTTCGGTTGTATTGAGAATGTATTCTATTCTTTTAAACTGGACTTTTGGCAGGGTTTACTTAGAGCGGGGACTTCCTTGCCGTTACATACTTTTTCTGGAGGTATATTAGGATTTTTTATTTTAAAATTCCTGCAAACAAGAAAGGGAAATCTATCCGGCCTTGATCTTATTTCTACATTTTCCTTTTTAGTGACTCTTCACGGGTTTTATAACTTATTACTCATACGAGGAGGATTAGAAACAGTTTATATTCCCTTAATCCTAGGCCTTTCGTTTTTGACCTTAGAATTACTCGTAGTCCAAGCAGAAGTAACTCTACCATTCGAGTTATTGCAGGCAGAAAATCTGTATGTGGATGATTATTCCATGATCCGCAAATTTTCCAGATATGATTCTTGGTTAAGAGCTGCTCAATCCAAAGAGAATATAAAAGAAATTCCTTTATTAAGAGATCTTTCTACGATTAGATCATTTATCTCAGTAATCCTATTCGGAGTTCCTATCTTTTGTCTGAACTTTTATCTATTCGTTCCGGAATGGATCCCATACTATCTGGCAAATATTAGCTCTTTAGAATTTATCACGTTATTCATGGAATATCCTGCTTGGTTAGGATTTTTATTCCTGCTTAGAGGTATGATCAACCCTTCTTTCTTCAGAGAAAGAATTTTGAAAATCCCATTATTTCTTTCCGTAAACTTGGGACCACAAGGAGATGAGGAACCGAGCCTAGCCTATTCTCTATCCAGAAAAGGTTTTTATTCTCCTGTGATCAGAGAGCCGGAACTAAATAAAGAAACCACTGTTTCCTTCTATATAGCCGGAAGAAATTTCGAGAAGATACCTGTAGTTCCGGTTTGGAAAAACTTCAGACCGGAAGATCCAAATCATGAAAGTGGCGCATTGTATAGATTCCCTAAAATCCCTTGGAGACTTTTAGCCTGGAGATGGTTTATCAGGATAAAACAACAATACAGAAATACATTAGATGCGTTTTCCGGTACGAAAACTTAA
- a CDS encoding HAD family hydrolase: protein MSVLVVFDIDGTLTDTVSLHRKAFHEVLISFGLPGLGSEIKEYKHHTDSNIFKEIYTSFKSDWDEKVSKKFEEELAQNIKEKFQKGISEISGAKIFLEKLRSAMIPFAYATGSFYEPAFLKLKDCGLPLDVPLATASSFYERESIVQSAVEESSKKYSKSFSKTICFGDGIWDSKTARNLGLEFIGITEDPKLHSEWKDQNIHHVFRDYSDDLSVLSAVLSFRTGKRI from the coding sequence ATGTCTGTTTTAGTCGTATTTGATATAGATGGAACCTTAACGGATACTGTTTCTTTGCACAGAAAAGCTTTCCATGAAGTTTTGATTTCTTTCGGACTGCCTGGTTTAGGTTCCGAAATAAAAGAATATAAACATCATACAGATTCGAATATATTCAAAGAGATTTATACATCTTTTAAATCAGATTGGGATGAAAAGGTCTCTAAAAAATTCGAAGAAGAGTTGGCCCAAAATATAAAAGAGAAATTTCAAAAAGGAATTTCGGAAATTTCAGGGGCAAAAATCTTTTTAGAGAAACTGAGGTCTGCAATGATTCCTTTTGCATACGCAACTGGATCTTTTTATGAACCTGCATTCTTAAAATTAAAAGACTGCGGTCTTCCTCTGGATGTACCTCTTGCAACGGCTTCTTCTTTTTATGAAAGGGAATCCATCGTTCAGTCCGCAGTGGAAGAATCCAGTAAAAAGTATTCTAAAAGTTTTTCCAAGACGATTTGTTTTGGAGACGGGATTTGGGATTCCAAAACCGCACGAAACTTAGGTTTGGAATTTATTGGTATTACAGAAGATCCAAAACTTCATTCCGAATGGAAGGATCAGAACATACATCATGTATTTCGGGATTATTCAGATGATCTTTCTGTTCTTTCTGCAGTTTTAAGTTTTCGTACCGGAAAACGCATCTAA
- a CDS encoding TraR/DksA family transcriptional regulator, with translation MVTKKAAYDKKVLSEISDLLLERKNSLLEKYAKWEDNSKPSGLKEMGDIADIASEINEEMLSSVLTESEIETIREIDVALEKIEDGSYGICEGTGKKIPLARLKAIPWTRYTVEYAEAVSKHKASGKKGPLSATLTGTYKIPSDPDSLDD, from the coding sequence ATGGTGACTAAAAAAGCTGCATACGATAAAAAGGTCCTGAGTGAAATATCGGACCTTCTTTTAGAGAGAAAAAACTCTCTATTGGAGAAGTATGCGAAGTGGGAAGATAATAGCAAACCTTCCGGCCTGAAAGAAATGGGAGATATCGCAGATATCGCGTCGGAAATCAATGAAGAGATGTTGAGTTCCGTTTTAACCGAGTCAGAGATCGAGACCATCCGAGAAATCGACGTGGCTCTCGAGAAAATCGAGGACGGTTCCTATGGCATTTGCGAGGGGACCGGCAAAAAAATTCCTTTAGCCAGATTAAAGGCGATCCCTTGGACTCGCTATACTGTAGAATATGCCGAGGCTGTTTCCAAACATAAGGCTTCCGGCAAAAAAGGTCCACTTTCGGCAACGCTGACCGGGACCTATAAAATTCCGTCTGATCCAGATTCTCTTGACGATTAA
- the rpmG gene encoding 50S ribosomal protein L33, which produces MREIIKLSCQVCKKNSYFQTKNKKAKSEKLVTKKFCKFCRAHVEHKESKV; this is translated from the coding sequence ATGAGAGAGATCATTAAGCTTTCTTGCCAGGTTTGTAAGAAAAATTCTTACTTCCAGACCAAGAACAAAAAGGCGAAATCCGAGAAGTTGGTAACGAAAAAATTCTGTAAATTTTGCCGTGCCCACGTCGAACATAAGGAATCTAAGGTATAA
- a CDS encoding bile acid:sodium symporter family protein — protein sequence MASLFEKAALLFPLWVICGVTFSWFFPSVLHGFKGPWITYSLGLTMLGMGISLRTEDFTRVFKAPKPILIGVIGQYTIMPLTGWFLGNFFQLPAPLAVGIIVVSCCPGGVASNVVSFLARGDLALSVTMTAISTVLSVIMTPVLTLFLVGNSVGANASGLFFDTVQVVILPVILGILLNRYTPKFAEKVKIVSPLIAVILITLIVASIIGSGKEAVIRSGFHLISSVFLLHISGYFFGYWAAYFGTKSFVCARTVSIEVGMQNSGLGAVLSRNNFSDPLVAIPAAISSFVHSLIGSVLAGIWRRSIPQEERENSPISADLP from the coding sequence TTGGCTTCTCTCTTCGAAAAGGCAGCCTTATTATTTCCACTCTGGGTCATCTGCGGTGTGACATTCAGTTGGTTTTTTCCATCTGTTCTCCACGGATTTAAAGGACCTTGGATCACTTATAGTTTAGGACTGACCATGTTAGGAATGGGTATCAGCCTAAGAACAGAAGATTTTACCAGAGTATTCAAAGCTCCTAAGCCAATCCTAATCGGTGTGATCGGTCAGTACACGATAATGCCTTTGACTGGTTGGTTCTTGGGGAACTTCTTCCAACTTCCTGCTCCTTTAGCTGTCGGGATTATTGTAGTTTCCTGTTGCCCGGGAGGAGTCGCCTCTAACGTGGTTTCCTTTTTGGCAAGAGGGGACTTGGCGTTATCAGTTACGATGACTGCGATCTCAACAGTTCTATCAGTGATCATGACTCCGGTTCTCACCTTGTTTTTAGTGGGAAATAGTGTGGGTGCAAACGCTTCCGGTCTATTTTTTGATACGGTCCAAGTGGTGATCCTTCCCGTGATCCTAGGAATTTTATTAAATCGTTATACTCCTAAATTTGCGGAGAAGGTGAAAATCGTTTCTCCTTTGATCGCAGTTATCCTGATCACATTGATTGTCGCCTCCATCATAGGTTCCGGAAAAGAAGCAGTGATCCGTTCCGGATTTCATTTAATTTCTTCCGTATTTTTACTTCATATCTCCGGATATTTTTTTGGGTATTGGGCGGCTTATTTTGGGACCAAATCTTTTGTATGCGCTCGCACAGTTTCCATCGAAGTGGGGATGCAGAACAGCGGATTGGGTGCGGTTCTGTCCCGGAACAATTTTTCCGACCCTTTGGTGGCGATTCCGGCTGCAATTTCCAGTTTTGTGCATTCTTTGATCGGAAGTGTTCTGGCCGGGATCTGGAGAAGGTCCATTCCGCAGGAAGAAAGGGAAAATTCGCCGATTTCAGCCGATCTTCCTTGA
- a CDS encoding aminotransferase class V-fold PLP-dependent enzyme, whose translation MKTNPSPDWTKIQHLYPVNREMIWLNNCGTTPANTDTLHAVNEYLQGYAARGGSTEVRKYPTVKKAIRTILAELLGVEAEELSLIHHTNEGIGFISLGLKLKSGDRILLLENEYPSNIYPWEHWKEKGVSISFVPMAETPDGFLENLKSSITPDVKVVSLSAVHWCTGMPFPLEEIGSLLAEKGIEFVLDGAQGVGLLPVRPREMGISYMAFPAWKWLLGPLGLGVLYIAKEKLEGLNFPFKGTGSVVNDEVYLPYREELKGTDRYEISTVNFIDWVYFQSTLEMLHKVGFHNSMERIYELADYLSDKLRDAGWKLASDHFPDFKTGIVVAEKEGLSMENVVSNLKKNGVMCALRLGRVRFSPHIYLAKEQLDRVVDLVSR comes from the coding sequence ATGAAAACGAATCCTAGTCCGGATTGGACCAAAATACAACATTTGTACCCGGTAAACCGGGAAATGATCTGGTTAAACAATTGTGGGACCACTCCCGCAAATACGGACACCTTACATGCAGTCAATGAATATCTGCAAGGCTATGCTGCACGAGGCGGTAGCACGGAAGTGCGCAAATACCCAACCGTTAAAAAAGCGATCCGCACTATTCTTGCGGAACTATTAGGCGTAGAAGCAGAAGAACTTTCTCTAATTCACCATACCAACGAAGGGATTGGATTTATTTCCCTGGGTCTGAAACTAAAAAGCGGAGACCGCATCCTTCTTCTGGAAAACGAATATCCTTCTAATATTTATCCTTGGGAACATTGGAAGGAAAAAGGAGTTTCCATTTCTTTTGTGCCAATGGCAGAAACTCCGGATGGATTTTTAGAAAACTTAAAATCCTCCATTACTCCTGACGTAAAAGTAGTGAGTCTCTCTGCAGTACATTGGTGCACCGGAATGCCTTTCCCATTAGAAGAAATCGGGAGTTTGCTCGCAGAGAAAGGAATCGAGTTCGTTTTGGATGGAGCCCAAGGAGTGGGACTTCTTCCAGTAAGACCTAGAGAAATGGGAATTTCTTATATGGCTTTCCCCGCGTGGAAATGGTTACTCGGGCCTTTAGGACTTGGAGTTTTATACATTGCCAAAGAGAAATTAGAAGGCCTAAATTTTCCTTTCAAGGGCACCGGCTCCGTGGTAAACGACGAGGTCTATTTACCTTATAGAGAAGAACTAAAAGGTACGGATCGTTACGAAATTTCCACAGTGAATTTTATAGATTGGGTCTATTTTCAATCCACATTAGAAATGCTTCATAAAGTAGGTTTTCATAATTCTATGGAAAGGATCTATGAGCTAGCGGATTATCTTTCAGATAAACTGAGGGATGCGGGTTGGAAACTTGCTTCTGACCATTTTCCGGATTTTAAAACAGGGATCGTAGTCGCAGAAAAAGAAGGACTCTCCATGGAAAACGTAGTTTCCAATCTTAAGAAAAATGGAGTCATGTGTGCACTTCGTTTGGGAAGGGTTCGGTTCTCTCCTCATATTTACCTGGCCAAGGAACAATTGGACAGAGTAGTGGATCTAGTTTCGAGATAA
- a CDS encoding ferritin-like domain-containing protein, which translates to MSIKPLKETTFLEAVAAAIQHEKDYFEFYMDTYEKLPPGRTRELFEKLAEEVDEHIKFIQEIYRVAEGAELPNLKQLAAIHKFHQTTIQKIMNKVERTITGSGSKDAHEALELAIREAENSVAFYEKLTTKFEDSNIKLLFSKLMDYSHNYQSLLEAELNTFDQTRSAGGAYFWDEQAEEVAKAVGNSKPNGKSSKGLKPSKPVKKAAAKKAVKKAAPKKAKVVAKKKPAPKKAAPKKKSAAKKKK; encoded by the coding sequence ATGAGTATTAAACCTTTAAAAGAAACTACATTTTTGGAAGCTGTTGCAGCTGCGATCCAGCACGAGAAGGACTACTTCGAATTTTACATGGATACGTACGAAAAACTCCCTCCGGGAAGAACTAGGGAATTATTCGAAAAACTCGCAGAGGAAGTGGATGAACATATCAAATTTATCCAAGAGATCTATCGAGTGGCAGAAGGTGCGGAACTTCCGAACTTAAAACAATTGGCCGCCATCCATAAATTCCACCAAACCACAATCCAAAAGATCATGAATAAGGTGGAACGTACAATTACAGGTTCCGGATCCAAAGATGCTCACGAGGCTCTCGAACTAGCGATCAGAGAAGCGGAGAATTCAGTAGCATTCTACGAAAAGCTTACCACTAAATTCGAAGATTCGAATATTAAACTATTGTTTTCTAAACTAATGGATTATAGCCATAATTACCAATCCTTGTTGGAAGCTGAGTTGAATACATTCGACCAGACTCGCTCTGCGGGAGGCGCATACTTTTGGGACGAACAAGCGGAAGAAGTAGCAAAGGCAGTAGGAAATTCCAAACCTAATGGTAAGAGCTCAAAAGGATTAAAACCTTCTAAGCCTGTCAAAAAAGCTGCGGCTAAAAAGGCAGTGAAGAAGGCTGCCCCTAAAAAAGCAAAAGTAGTAGCTAAGAAAAAACCTGCCCCTAAAAAAGCTGCTCCCAAGAAAAAGTCAGCTGCCAAAAAGAAAAAGTAA
- a CDS encoding lysoplasmalogenase, giving the protein MIYIIFPILALVHLGVLFLGSDIFLLRLISKIVPILYLIALSVGEGKWTTRAGIWLGIGLVFSLGGDTILAFPDKYFVFGLGSFLIAQVAYSVSFSWGNPVHFLRLIPYVIFGTSYFYWLLPGIAPALTIPVAVYVSAICVMGWRSAAREVSARDRLLGILGAISFIISDSIIALGQFTPNKLPFHGVWVMSTYYLAQFLIYLSQEEEE; this is encoded by the coding sequence ATGATTTATATTATATTCCCGATTTTGGCCCTTGTTCATTTGGGAGTTCTATTTTTAGGTTCCGACATATTTCTGCTTCGTTTGATTTCCAAAATTGTTCCCATTTTATATTTAATCGCGTTAAGTGTAGGAGAAGGAAAATGGACAACTCGTGCCGGAATTTGGCTCGGGATCGGTTTGGTATTTTCGCTTGGAGGAGATACGATCCTGGCTTTCCCGGACAAATATTTTGTTTTCGGTTTGGGCAGTTTCTTAATCGCTCAGGTAGCATATTCCGTTAGCTTTTCTTGGGGTAATCCAGTACATTTTTTAAGGCTAATTCCTTATGTGATCTTTGGTACTTCTTATTTTTATTGGCTTCTTCCCGGGATCGCGCCCGCGTTAACCATTCCAGTTGCGGTTTACGTCTCCGCAATTTGTGTAATGGGTTGGAGATCCGCAGCTCGCGAAGTCTCTGCCAGAGATCGATTATTAGGAATTTTAGGAGCGATCAGTTTTATCATTTCCGATTCTATCATCGCACTAGGACAATTCACTCCGAACAAACTTCCGTTCCATGGAGTTTGGGTCATGTCGACTTATTATTTAGCTCAATTTTTAATCTATCTTTCCCAAGAAGAAGAGGAATAA